A genomic region of Nostoc sp. UHCC 0702 contains the following coding sequences:
- a CDS encoding MFS transporter, with product MVIADARVIDPLLHIIAEEFQVSVGSAAVIISAYTIPYGLFQLVYGPLGDRIGKLKVITAALAAFAIGTAICAFVSNIVLLTLLRFLTGVAAAGIIPVTLAYIGDNFPYEERQAAIGKYLSALMLGQILGGSLGGIFGEYISWRDIFLVFGITSLAIAGLLWLRTRHLRDGNRTRDRLSRQMFQPYYQLITQPTARIVILGVFIEGFCALGGYAYVGAFLRDRYSLPYLAIGFMLGGFGIGGLIYTYCVKWLVRRLGEIGLIRIGGWLLGFGFLAIALFQNWVLFIPLTILMGLGFYMIHSTLQTQATELAPQARGVAVSLFAFSFFMGQGIGAAVFGLIVDNYGYAPCFILVGVAIALLSIWLVKTKSNHTES from the coding sequence ATGGTAATTGCTGATGCACGCGTGATTGACCCACTGCTGCACATCATTGCTGAAGAGTTCCAAGTTAGTGTAGGCAGTGCTGCGGTGATTATCTCAGCCTATACAATTCCCTATGGACTGTTTCAGTTAGTGTACGGCCCACTAGGCGATCGCATCGGCAAACTCAAGGTAATTACCGCAGCGCTTGCCGCATTTGCCATAGGTACAGCCATTTGTGCTTTTGTCTCAAATATCGTTTTACTAACTTTACTACGATTCTTGACAGGAGTTGCTGCTGCTGGTATAATACCAGTCACCCTAGCTTACATTGGTGATAACTTTCCTTACGAAGAACGTCAAGCGGCCATTGGAAAGTATTTAAGTGCCTTGATGCTTGGTCAAATCCTTGGTGGCAGTTTGGGAGGGATTTTTGGCGAATATATTAGTTGGCGCGACATCTTTTTGGTATTTGGCATAACCTCCCTGGCCATTGCTGGCTTATTGTGGCTCAGAACGCGCCATCTCAGAGATGGAAATCGTACTAGAGATCGGCTGAGTCGGCAAATGTTTCAGCCTTACTACCAACTCATTACTCAGCCTACTGCTCGGATCGTAATTTTAGGGGTATTTATTGAAGGCTTTTGCGCGTTGGGCGGATATGCTTACGTCGGTGCATTTCTTCGAGACCGATATAGCCTACCCTATCTAGCGATCGGATTTATGCTTGGTGGTTTTGGAATTGGTGGACTAATTTACACTTACTGTGTCAAATGGTTGGTGCGGAGGCTGGGTGAAATTGGTCTGATTAGGATTGGAGGTTGGTTGTTGGGTTTCGGTTTTTTAGCGATCGCATTATTTCAGAACTGGGTATTGTTTATCCCCTTGACCATTTTAATGGGATTAGGCTTTTATATGATCCATAGTACCCTCCAGACCCAAGCCACCGAGTTAGCACCCCAAGCCAGAGGTGTTGCAGTCTCGTTGTTTGCCTTCAGCTTTTTTATGGGCCAGGGAATCGGTGCTGCCGTCTTCGGTCTAATTGTGGATAATTACGGCTATGCTCCTTGTTTTATTTTGGTAGGAGTAGCGATCGCTTTGCTCTCCATCTGGCTTGTCAAAACCAAGAGCAACCATACTGAGAGTTAA
- a CDS encoding Orange carotenoid protein, with the protein MTYTQTSDPTIRESVQAWQKLDVDQQLALFWFIYEEMGDSITPAAPGASTTSPEIAEGLFNQVRELSHEQQLQVQRDLINKVDSQISREYGSLSDTTKLLFWYLLAQGMDSGNVIPLPDDYQVSSEVNTLLEKIKQLPFEKQINLFRDYVSPLGTQPKAGAEI; encoded by the coding sequence ATGACTTATACCCAAACCAGCGATCCAACTATTCGCGAATCTGTTCAAGCTTGGCAAAAATTGGATGTAGACCAACAGCTGGCTTTGTTCTGGTTTATTTACGAAGAAATGGGGGATTCAATTACACCAGCAGCCCCAGGTGCTAGCACTACTTCACCAGAAATTGCAGAAGGTTTGTTCAATCAAGTTCGAGAACTATCTCACGAACAGCAATTGCAAGTTCAGCGTGACTTAATTAATAAAGTTGATTCGCAAATTAGCCGTGAATATGGCTCTTTGAGTGATACCACAAAGTTACTATTTTGGTATCTTTTAGCCCAAGGTATGGATAGCGGTAATGTCATTCCTCTACCTGATGATTATCAGGTTTCTTCAGAAGTTAATACCTTGTTAGAGAAAATCAAGCAATTACCTTTTGAGAAACAGATTAATCTTTTCCGAGATTATGTTTCACCATTAGGTACTCAACCAAAAGCGGGTGCCGAAATCTAA
- a CDS encoding MFS transporter, giving the protein MVQPQEDEISVEASSLPPIPIQEISEDRALTEMVLFPTPKLFVKISKSEIRQSLRALIYESVFAAVFYSVIGGALLSNFLLELGAGPGEIGLLAAIPQIVNLLQPLGAYLVNRSTSFRWYFLRIFVPSRLLWLILLPAIVLVSSSHITGYQVVQLTLGILLVANIIEAFGRAPWLGWSAVLVQERLRGRYFGFRSSILGLTNLVSVPLLGLAVSAWPGGTLQGYGVILLGGIVLGLISLICQLWMTDVNPQLLTATDSDTSQPQPQGIDFSLLKDANFLKFVLYLSIWCFSVNVCAPFFNLYLLDNLNIDISVVTIYHGLGTGANMLMLLLWGKLADRIGNRPLLLLVGVLVAVTPLLWLFVGSDQISFWVWFPLLHILAGGTWAAIDLCTNNLMMGIAPQRYQSSYFAIAGAVAGITGAMGITVGGFLATLPGAGGLLGLFALSGLLRMAALVPLVFVQEQRSIPLGQLMQFLFPIKQSTDLIELK; this is encoded by the coding sequence ATGGTTCAGCCCCAAGAAGATGAAATTTCAGTAGAAGCTAGTTCTCTTCCTCCTATCCCCATTCAAGAAATATCAGAGGATAGGGCATTAACAGAGATGGTACTTTTTCCAACTCCAAAACTGTTTGTAAAAATTTCTAAGTCAGAAATTCGCCAAAGTCTCAGGGCATTAATTTATGAGAGTGTCTTTGCTGCGGTTTTTTATAGTGTCATCGGCGGCGCGTTGCTCAGTAATTTTTTGCTAGAGTTAGGTGCCGGGCCGGGAGAAATTGGTTTGTTGGCTGCTATTCCTCAGATAGTGAATTTGCTGCAACCGTTGGGAGCGTATTTAGTAAACCGAAGTACTAGCTTCCGCTGGTATTTTCTCCGTATTTTTGTCCCGTCGCGGCTGCTGTGGTTGATTCTTCTGCCAGCGATTGTGCTGGTTAGTTCATCTCATATCACTGGATACCAAGTAGTACAGTTAACATTGGGAATTTTGTTAGTAGCTAATATCATCGAAGCTTTCGGTCGTGCGCCTTGGCTTGGTTGGTCGGCTGTGTTAGTACAAGAGCGGTTGCGGGGGCGGTATTTCGGCTTTCGTAGTAGTATTCTTGGCCTGACAAACCTTGTTAGCGTACCGCTGCTGGGTTTAGCGGTGTCGGCTTGGCCTGGCGGAACCCTTCAAGGTTATGGCGTAATTTTGCTTGGAGGAATTGTGCTAGGGCTAATCAGTCTAATCTGCCAGTTGTGGATGACTGATGTCAACCCGCAGCTTTTAACAGCCACGGATTCAGACACATCCCAGCCGCAGCCCCAAGGAATAGATTTTAGCTTGCTCAAAGATGCTAATTTTTTGAAGTTTGTGCTTTACCTGAGCATCTGGTGCTTTTCTGTTAACGTCTGCGCTCCTTTCTTTAACCTGTATTTGCTGGATAACTTGAATATAGATATTAGTGTGGTAACGATTTATCACGGGTTAGGAACTGGTGCGAATATGTTAATGCTGCTTTTGTGGGGGAAATTGGCCGACCGAATTGGGAATCGTCCGCTACTGTTATTAGTGGGAGTTTTAGTGGCGGTGACACCTCTGTTGTGGCTGTTTGTTGGAAGCGATCAAATTTCCTTTTGGGTTTGGTTCCCCTTGTTGCATATACTCGCTGGCGGGACGTGGGCGGCAATTGATTTATGTACTAATAACTTGATGATGGGAATAGCACCCCAGCGTTATCAGTCCAGTTATTTTGCGATCGCAGGTGCAGTTGCTGGTATCACTGGAGCAATGGGTATTACTGTTGGTGGCTTTCTCGCAACTTTGCCTGGTGCTGGGGGTTTGCTGGGGCTGTTTGCTCTCTCAGGCTTACTACGGATGGCTGCACTTGTACCCCTAGTTTTTGTTCAAGAGCAGCGTTCTATACCACTGGGTCAGCTAATGCAATTCCTATTTCCAATCAAGCAGTCTACTGATCTGATTGAACTCAAATAA
- a CDS encoding SDR family oxidoreductase yields the protein MKKLEGKVALVTGGTSGIGLATAKRFVAEGAYVFITGRRQTELDAAVKAIGNNVTGVQSDVSKLSDLDRLFATIEQEQGHLDVIFANAGGGELAPLGSITEEHFDKMFNTNVKGLLFTVQKALPLLPEGASIILNASITSIKGTPAFSVYSATKAAVRSFARNWILDLKERKIRVNAISPGVVPTPGYDHLGLSAEQVQEFVDSQASTIPLLRVGTPDEIAKAVVFLASDDSSFVNGIELFVDGGMAQI from the coding sequence ATGAAAAAACTAGAAGGGAAAGTCGCTCTTGTCACCGGTGGTACCAGCGGCATCGGTCTTGCCACTGCCAAACGCTTTGTTGCCGAAGGAGCATATGTCTTCATTACAGGTCGTCGCCAAACAGAACTTGATGCCGCCGTGAAAGCGATTGGCAATAACGTCACGGGTGTTCAAAGCGATGTCTCCAAGCTGTCAGACCTCGATCGCCTGTTCGCCACCATCGAGCAAGAACAAGGACACCTCGATGTGATCTTCGCCAATGCTGGCGGTGGAGAACTCGCCCCACTCGGATCAATCACTGAAGAACACTTTGACAAAATGTTCAACACTAATGTCAAAGGTCTGCTGTTTACTGTGCAGAAGGCATTACCTCTGTTGCCAGAGGGCGCTTCTATTATCCTGAATGCCTCAATTACTTCCATCAAGGGCACTCCAGCCTTCAGCGTTTACAGTGCTACCAAAGCCGCCGTGCGCTCGTTTGCCCGTAATTGGATACTTGACCTCAAAGAGCGCAAGATTCGGGTTAACGCCATTAGTCCTGGTGTGGTTCCTACTCCTGGTTACGATCACTTGGGATTGAGTGCTGAGCAGGTGCAGGAATTCGTGGATAGCCAAGCCAGCACCATTCCACTCTTAAGAGTAGGCACGCCCGATGAGATTGCCAAAGCCGTTGTCTTTCTGGCTTCAGACGACAGCAGCTTTGTAAACGGCATCGAACTGTTTGTAGATGGCGGTATGGCACAGATTTGA
- a CDS encoding alpha/beta hydrolase: MITYRTIAIDGLNIFYREAGSPNNPTILLLHGFPTSSHMFRNLMPALADRFHVVAPDYPGYGNSSMPTVNEFDYTFDHLAEIVEKFLKAIGLKRYSLYVMDYGAPIGFRIAAKYPEQVEALIVQNGNAYEEGLGEFWQPIKAYWQDRSPENADKLRYLFTLEATKWQYTNGVRNLEAISPDTWNIDQPLLDRPGNDEIQLALFYSYGTNPPLYPQWQEYFRKYQPPTLIVWGKNDYIFPAGGAEPYQRDLKNVELHLLDTGHFALEEEGDAIANHIGQFLTSRLQAISV; the protein is encoded by the coding sequence ATGATTACATATCGCACGATCGCCATTGATGGTTTAAATATCTTTTATCGGGAAGCTGGCTCCCCCAATAATCCAACTATTCTGCTGTTGCATGGCTTCCCGACTTCATCCCACATGTTCCGCAATCTCATGCCTGCGCTTGCCGATCGCTTCCACGTAGTTGCACCCGATTATCCTGGCTACGGCAACAGTTCGATGCCAACGGTGAATGAGTTTGACTACACATTTGATCACCTGGCCGAGATTGTGGAGAAATTTTTGAAAGCGATCGGTCTCAAGCGATATAGCCTTTACGTGATGGATTATGGCGCTCCCATTGGTTTTCGGATTGCAGCTAAATATCCAGAGCAAGTTGAAGCCCTGATTGTCCAAAACGGGAATGCTTACGAGGAAGGTCTGGGTGAATTTTGGCAGCCGATCAAAGCTTACTGGCAAGACCGTTCTCCTGAGAATGCTGACAAGCTCAGATACCTTTTCACCTTGGAAGCAACTAAGTGGCAATATACCAACGGTGTTCGTAATCTTGAAGCCATCAGCCCTGATACCTGGAACATAGATCAACCCTTGCTCGATCGCCCAGGAAATGATGAGATTCAACTAGCACTGTTTTATAGCTATGGCACGAATCCACCGTTATACCCGCAATGGCAGGAGTATTTCCGCAAATATCAGCCACCTACCTTGATTGTTTGGGGTAAGAACGACTACATCTTCCCTGCCGGAGGTGCTGAACCCTACCAGCGCGACCTGAAAAACGTTGAGTTGCATTTACTTGATACTGGACATTTTGCCCTAGAAGAGGAAGGAGATGCGATCGCAAATCACATAGGTCAATTTCTGACATCACGGCTGCAAGCTATCTCTGTCTAA